In the genome of Rhopalosiphum padi isolate XX-2018 chromosome 1, ASM2088224v1, whole genome shotgun sequence, the window GATACGACACCCAAATCCCCCCCCCCCGTAATTACGCCGCtgctatatttataattctaaatagcaatttattttactattaataatatatgatttaaatagaCGATACTGCGAAagcaatatataggtacaattaatcTAAAGATTGAGTAGATTCTGGTAAAGTGgtaaatgttattacttaattacttaTTGCGTTCTAATGGCctacctatataggtaatacaataaaataatatacggaaGTTCAATTCtccatagttataaaaaaaaaactgaaatcgttttagtttaaatatccaattttgtcaatatttaaatttaaaatgtctaaaaaataatatgtctatatatttttaagatttttggaTTTCAGTAAAAACTACTTACGAGGAaccttgaatttaatttttaagccatatttatacaaatttatcactgtacatttttataacttgaTGAACTTCAAAAGCTTATACAGTTTACGGTTACACgggttacatattatgttttcagtaaaatcaatttatccaccaatagtattattatatttctaatagtattattgtaaaatatattactgtacTATTTAAGCATTGGTCAGTgacgtatttatacatttttcatgggAGGAATCTAGATAATTGTCTTAATAACACAGAACGTCAGTATATCGTCGCAATCATTAACTTATTGACTAAATTATATGTTCACAATACTCCCCCCCCTGCTAACAccactataaaacaatataaatgatcaatttattacataaacgtaaaaaaaaaattgtgttgcttgtagataatactaatttatagggacaattttgaaaaaacttattttcTTTCAAAGccctagaaaatataaaaagttaaagaatttaagaaaaataaatctaaaacagttttatatcaaatatttaataaaatatacttaataatgaaTGCTGATACTCTCTTtaatcagaaaaataatattaaacaaaattacagaAAATTTAAAGTCATATATTAACATATCAACATTAAACTAGGTACGCATTTTTCTCTATCAGAAAGCATTCGATAAAAAGTTCGAACAGAAAATTAGAATGTGAAAGGTCTTGCAGACTCCCGATTTAGTATTGGAACTTTGATGAGACTTATACCACAGAATAATATTCTGtgcttataggtacctacgctcGAGAAGTCGAGATGCATCAATCTTACCATGAACTTTAAGTTTATTTCAATTCGAAGATACGGATTCTAAATTATCAAGCCATAATCACGAATTGATCGTTTAAGAGCAAAATAAACGGTAATCAAGGTGCCaagttaaaaattttttgtGTGACGACGTAAGAAACCAATATGTCATGAAGTCTTACAAGTGGTATTAGGGGCGTGTTTAGAAATTTTTTGGGAGGGGctgtggtatttttaattatattgaacttCTACAATTTACATATGCAGTGGCGGTCAAACGGGGGGGGATGAGGGGGATAGATCCCCcccatggtttttttttccttaatatttataacaattacatataaattataatatgtatattgtactatatataatgttaatgtattatattttgttttaatttttctgaaaataacgCTTAtgagcgtatattattattatcttgatTCTAGACTCGTTCTAGGAACaaggctgttattattattaatatttagtaattagttgcttatacaaaatatacgggAATTACCCAGCTCGGTGATCGTGAATATTCAATAACAACACACTCCTcctaattaagtttaattatatttaacaataacttTTCTAGGTTTTCAATGTTTATTTTCGAATGATTATGAATCTGATGGTTTTGATGATTTAGTACATCTTTACCTTCCTACtgataattgatattcaaaCTGTAAAAGCAGAATTGAGTTTATGCCGTTTATGGCATACAAAACTTTTACGCTTAGGAAAATCTCCAAAAACAGGACTTGATGCTATCAAGTTATGTAATCATGAATTATTTCCTAATTTGTCTGTTTTATTACAAATGTTTTGCACACTTCCGGTATCAACGGCCACACCAGAAAGAATGTTTTCATGCCTCAAACGATTGAAAACATATTTGAGAAATACTATGGGGGAGGTAAGTTAgctgtacttataataaaacaatataatataataacctataattggaataagtattaagttaacagttcaaatataaatacattatagtttataggtacACTTACTTTaggttttgttaatttattttatatagtaaaattataacttgtaaGCATGATTGAACTGTCAATATAATGCTTTGTATATTAGtacattatgttaatatatgtatatatatatatttgttaattgtgtaattttattattctagagTCGTCTCAATGGTTTGGCCACTATGGCTGTTCAtcgtgtaattataaatataacttccaATGAAGTGTTGGATGaattagcaaaaaaaaacaaaaaaatagatttaataattttgttaatattagtaatattacattgttataaataaagtaacaaTTTAcccgaatttaaaaaaattgatattaggcataaccataaattatattttaatgattaatagtaGTGCATATTAAAGAATCACCCTCATCCCCCCCATGACAAAATCATTTGACCGCCACTGTTCATAGGATAggacttattaaatatttcctgGATTTCGAGGGGGGCTGAAGCCCCCTCAGCCTTCCATAAATACGCCCCTGAGTGGTAGTATAGTCAATATAAGGTCTGACAGATAGTGAaggagtatatatatatatattatacctatattcttCACTACAGAGACTCGATTTAAGGGTAAGTATTGGTGAACACTGTAAATATAATCGACGAGATTCCATGATCtaggaaattatataatttacatttaaccgAGTTTAGACTGTTTAGGGTAAGCCACTAAGCTAGGTAAGGTCAATAGCGTAACAtcagttaacaaaaaaattgaactatgaTTGTAAAACGTCGCAATCAGTTATGTAAGATACACAGGAGAAGATTTTAGCATCATCAGCAAAAAGAAGTAAACAGATGGAATATTACTAGACTGAGTTAATAAAATGGTTAAATGGTAGAAGTGGGGATAAATGCATTCCTTGTGCAACACCAGAAGAAACCTTGAACTTTTTGatgaagtatataataaagaataattgtaaattatcattttatgtcTTAAATTTGATTGAAGAAACCATTCAGTATTAGAACTTCCTGAAACTTTACTTATACTGTTAATTGGTTAATTTTAGTTGTTTTGAAGGTCGTGGAATCATttccattttcaaaatattatgggaTACAAAAAAGGATAGGTTGAATATGAACAATGAGGTGATTGGGAAAACTTAATTGAAGCGTTTGTAGATTTTGGTGACATTCAGTTgatgagtaaaatatatatcatttatagattttcttatagataaataaagaGCTTGACCAGTAAATACAAGTAAtggatttgtatttataatattatttatattttaaatttagttttgataacttaattttaagtaaacacAGATAAGTACAATTCAGTCGTTTAATAAGActtataataatcttttaagGATGGTCCAAACTTTTAAAGTTGATGAGTCAatttgcatatttataaataatatataaaatatttaataattataaaatatgtatcaattagtattaattcattattatgataattaggttacttaaatttattttttagtaattaatgtGATGCTTAACATTGTTTTTCAGAAGTAGATTTTTCAATATCAATCAAACATCCAGTGGTAGTTAATCTGGTTCACAATTCTAATTACAAATTGTCATTAATTTAGACCTTATAAAATTCATAGTAGAAAACATTGATTCACAAATATACATGCTTCCAAATAATGACAAAATTTCaagagaaaaattaatattgagaaTTTTTTATGAACACAGTTTCCAAAATTCTTCAGAagacaaatttgtttttaattgaagaAAACAGTATGCTTGTCAATCTCATTACTCTAtttgaatatcaaaaatatgtacTACAATGTATCTCCAAAGGACAGCTAAAAAAAATAGGCTTCAAAAGCTGCAGGTGGCTCGCGGGTTAGATTACTATTATCTATGTTATCAACTTTTTCACACTTTATTACCACAATCTGCTAAAAaagcatttctttttttttaaagttaacagaataaaatgaaaatgattcatttgaagtttaataatatgaattatgaatatccACATGTACAAATACCATGaacaaattgaatttataatggtaaaattgaatttattttttttaaataacagtacattgttttatattgaatgtaataattagagaacataaatcattattaatttgagtattgtgtaaaaatagtaataataccatatacataataattgtttcttaTCTCATATAAATAGCATGAAATCTACTGTTAAAAGAGTATATTAAAGAATGCAATTAACTTTATTTACCATTAaacaatattctaaaaattagcACTAACTGATATTACATTTATGCTTTTGCAGCTAAAGCTTGTAAATCGACCATGCACTTTTTAAAACTTTGCTTTTCTTGTTCATTTGTTAATGACTTAAGAACATTTTCAATGATCCAGTTAACCATGTGTCTTTGTTGTACAGAACGTGTCAAGTTAGCCAAATCCAGTTGATAATCCAAACGcctttttacctttaaataaatgaaaatattatagataatttaaaatacttttatactattaaaaatagtacTTGGTTGTAAGCTTGAAGAGCTCGTTCACGGTAAATAGCTTCTAACTGAATAGCTACGTTCTCCCTCTTTGCTTGAATTACATGTTGCTGAGCTTCAGTTCTCCATACTTCTGTTTTTTGGTTTTCAATGTTTTCTTTTAAACCATCAATTTCACCTTTACGACTAGAATTACACGATGCTTCGTattcctaaataaaataatagattatttagttattaacttttaacaatttaatataaataattacaataaatacatacatcaaTCTCTTTATCAAGGAAATTAGCTAAAGGTGTTCCAAATTTTTTCCATCCAATGTAAAACAAACCAACAGTAGCCAATACATAAGGGAATTCATGTTCAACTACCCAAATTTCTTTACTCAATAAATAAGTTGTAACACCAGCAGCAAGAACATATGGACCTggaaacaaattttgttttcatcaaaacatattataatataataattaagttattgcataaacgattataaaataaaaagtaatttaaaatattaattaaataataagttataaaatataatatattcttttattgctgaatagtgaatacataatatacattaagagGACACCATACTAGGATACATTGTTTCCATCTTATAAACATactacatattaaatttttgtttactaGAATCAATAGTGtaattagcttaaatattaaaatgaaattatctATTACTAAACTTAAAGGTTAGAacatttctaaatataaattattttatactcataacttgcttaaaaattaaaatactgtaaaaagcCGACTAGAGAAAcagataaagataatattatcatatttacgtatcataataggtcatttcattCTAATATTTAGCTAAATACTCAAAAGTGATTCTATTGaacaaaattagatttttgtaAAACAACACATACAAGTGTGGTGACCTATTAACAcgtcctaataataataatttgtgcttcatttcaaaaatcatattatcaatatcaaatttagatttataataatctaatcaATTTGCCTGTATTATTACATTCAGTCAAATGCTATGAACATGTTAATGATAATGATGAATTAGTAACAggtaataatttagatttattataattattaaatattattttaaaatacctttaGAGATTAACTATATTGTAATTACTACTAATCTAGGAATGTTTTTCACAAGTtttgtagtatttaaaaaaactactaAACACCTACTAGCTACTGTACAGCCAAGCAGTTATCTATATggtcatttctttttttttttttggtacttgtttgttatcgccTTGCCAGAATgctgtaaaaattgtattcatttccTAAAATAGATCATCTATCACAAGCATATACATTGAGGCGCCACACGTGGATATGTTGTTTTCATCTTACAAACGTATACCATGGCAAATTTTTATTCAGTAGAATCATTTTGAATGATTAGCTTAAATATTTGAGTGAAATGGCCTATTCTCAAACataaaggtaagaacattatctgtgttctctcgtcaaattttataatattttaattttaaaataagttatatatttataataaatatataaaatattacacttcAAAAATTTTCTTagcttgcttaaaaattaaaatattataagacacTGACTAGCAAAAATAGATAGTATTTATACCTTGAACTAGGCAATaggttaataatgttaatatactcTAATACTTAAGCTAACTTCAGGGTCGGACTGACCCTCTGGCTAGTTTGGGCCCTCAGACTTcatgttcattttttaaaattaaatatattaggtaccatTGATTTAGTAATGTAGTAATATTCTAGCAAGAGCCAGCCTGCATTCCccgctattattattaatatatagttagttCAGTTGTGTACGTGCGATCAATGCTTATGATCGGCGTCGTCGCAAATTGTTTAATTGtctcaaatttaaattgttaaatcatatcaaaaataaactGGGCATGCGACAGGACATGGTATTACAACGATTGatgactgatagctagacactcaattaaaattttcaaacttttacaccgaatgataaatgataactgataagttatAGAAAAACTGTAAACACGCAAATACGGTAAtcgattttattacatttttagtgaCCAATTTCTAGACACCTGATCACCATTCCCTACCGATTCACTAAACCACCTTGATGGCGGTTTCTACACACCGGAATCAAGTTTCACCAGCCAGTAGattaaaaaaacgatttataaGAAATTCAAAGTTACTTAGTGATTGCATTTGCTTGGATCCAAAAATTttagttctataaaaaataaagtacctGCAAATTGCAAATGCATTACTAGAACTTACACTAGTTACACTTCTAACAACTATTGATAGAAATACACtagcataatatgatatatgaatTAGGTACAACAATTCGCTTTACAGTTTAACTCTAttactaaaactttaaaaacacattcatatttttaactaaagagTCCTCCTATTTATGAAGATGAACTAGATTTAGTCCAAGACCAAGCATCATTTGTTGATTcatccaataattattaattgtaagacATGTAATAACTGCATGTTTACGGTGTGCCTTCaatgtattacataaaatagttCAACACTCGGGttgttttaacaatatatattatgcatataaatttgtattaacatTATCATGTACCCAAGTTACTTGTGAAAGATTATtttcgaaattaaaaaatattaaaacaaaattaagatCAGCTATTTCCCAAGAAACAATGGAAGCATTGTTATTGATGAATATTGAAAGAAATTTTAAAGTTGATAAAGAAAGTGCAATTGATACTGTTGGAAAGAGTTCTAGTGAATTATCTTAATActagttgttttaaatttgaattatgaaaaaaaaattaattttaatttttaattagctatttatttacgttttttgttttaattgtttcatgTTTGTTAAGGTcgaacaaatttttataaattgttttatttataaataataatttatttaatctatatgtattatttaaagtgCACGGTGTTCCTATataaagtattacattttttttctataatttttattattatataatttatgtattttttttttcattacatttaattattatcttaattaaatacaaaaattaacaagTAAAGAGCGGAGCTaacaatttttagtataaaaattaggGCACCTTGTTCATATTGCAGACTGGGCCTTTTAACGCCAGTCCGACCCTGGCTAACttagctaataatataaatttacaagaCAGATAAAACATGGaacataacaaaaatacaacATTCTCTTAGGTAAAAGaagttattttataagcatataTGTTACTTTTTATTCAGttgatttacaattaaaatagggAGTTACATGAAGTATAACAAGCAAATAAAACTACCaggtataaaaagtaaaaaaaaatattagaagttttgaaatatttatttaattagtctGAATGTATACGAGGAAAATAGTAtaggaaaaaatgtatatcatctAATAgagaaacaatttatatatttacctgtgACTCCAGTCTTTTTGTAAAATACTTCAAACCACTCTTCGGGCACGAACAAATACCTAGTTTTGGCAGGTTCTTCTAACCTCACCATTCTGGGAAAATTCACAAGATCACGTTCGGGTCCGTCATATGGATTTGGTTGAGGTTGACCATTGGGTTTTGGGAACCCTGGTACAATGATTGATTCATTAGTGGTAGCGACCGCCGGTTTGGTTTGTGTGGTGCGTACGGCACTAGCACACAGTGGTGCTGCTCGGAACAGTTCTGTAAAAAccacattttaaacaaaatcatttgaatgtgtaatataaagaatatttacCTGAACGAAGAGCTAATCTGGATAACATAGCTAGTAGTTAATTTTTCGCCTGTGCCTTAAACTAATAATCGAAAAATCAATCACGATCTCGCGGAAACGACGATGGAAGATGTAAATGATGGTGTACGGGTGAAATGATATTAGAAATTTTGGTAAGGTCAACAACGATACGATTGAAAAACagctgtttaaaatttaaaaccagcTTAATGAATACCATGAACAAGATAGATAAGAATTCTGAGGTTATCACAAATTCACAAATGTTGCCAATGTGAGacgatgttatttattttattatataatcttttttatgattatgaataagtatattaattccGTAGACTATAGAGAAAGAGCAATAagcattgttattttttattagtccaCCAAGCGcgtaattacttattatgtatcCCCAAATTTTTTAAAGGTATTAATAGGTTGAATTTAGCATATTTGGTTGTGTTTGAtagttattaaatcatttaaatgcaAGCTTCAATTGGCCAAATTATCTTACGCTAGTTGATTAACTTTAATACTACGAATAGTTTTTAGGGACTGTTTACAGGTGGTTTTTTGCGATAATTTAAACAACTTTATTATTGGTAAGTTAGAGGTTACCCAATAATTTTTGAAGTTTTGTCGCTTATGAAATACAAAAACTAATGGTTTTTCAtacttattgtttaaattaaaaacattattatacataatttaatatttatatcacgaTCACATATTCTGTGTTATGaaactatgataattattaattaataattacactatCGACATGACAATGATAAGAAAATGTATGTTTCTATGATATTACCTAGGTAATGGGTgggttatttaagttataatcatggacatattaatatgtctatggttataaattataatacataatacatattacatattttatatttattctttcatttaattatacttgTTAATTTAAGTGAAATCATTATTAATGAAccccaaaataaattgaattattatttttagcttaACCATGGGTTggaatatttacaaattgttgTGTTGCTGTGGCAGTTCTAATGAATCAACTAGAGTAgatttggtaaaataattttaatatttatttttactttataaacataatatgtcaaGATCTTTTTAGGCAATTGTCCGAGAGCAACAAGCTGCTGCTGCTGAAAAACGATTAAAAGAACAAGAAAGTCGAGGCATTAAAAATCCAGATCGTGTCAAACGTATGCAACGAGAACAACAAAAACGTGATGAAGAATCTAGCAGAAATGCTAATATGGGAACAAGTACTGGATTAAaggtatcaaataattattctatcatactaaaaaaaataaaattaaaatatataaaataaaagtttttatatttttgtaactttGAGCATCTAGTCATctgtgatttataattataagttttatattacctatttacttaaaataatacttttagttataatcattaatcagacTTGGATCGaagattttttttgaaatagttataatgataatgaataaaattataatccaggataatattcaaaataagagTTTGGCCTATCTTCTTAAACCAAGTCTAtcctttaattaaattttaattttagaaatgtaGAACCTGAACtaagtattactataatagtaataattaccaAGTCATACAGCTAGGaagtttattgaattattttctattctcaattttacatataatatgattatattcaatattgtttcaGTGGCAAGTCAGTTAATTGTTCAAAACATTGAAGTTTATATTTCCAtccaaaaaatatgtatttatgtatttatttattaatatattaaattacctatatttttaattactgtatgtaataatttatgtatataacatgtaatattcatctagttataattttagtttattgaaatatgtttttttctgtttcttattaatatattttattttttttattgttttactattatactat includes:
- the LOC132930648 gene encoding uncharacterized protein LOC132930648 isoform X2 encodes the protein MGWNIYKLLCCCGSSNESTRVDLAIVREQQAAAAEKRLKEQESRGIKNPDRVKRMQREQQKRDEESSRNANMGTSTGLKWQVS
- the LOC132930623 gene encoding ATP synthase subunit b, mitochondrial, with protein sequence MLSRLALRSELFRAAPLCASAVRTTQTKPAVATTNESIIVPGFPKPNGQPQPNPYDGPERDLVNFPRMVRLEEPAKTRYLFVPEEWFEVFYKKTGVTGPYVLAAGVTTYLLSKEIWVVEHEFPYVLATVGLFYIGWKKFGTPLANFLDKEIDEYEASCNSSRKGEIDGLKENIENQKTEVWRTEAQQHVIQAKRENVAIQLEAIYRERALQAYNQVKRRLDYQLDLANLTRSVQQRHMVNWIIENVLKSLTNEQEKQSFKKCMVDLQALAAKA
- the LOC132930648 gene encoding uncharacterized protein LOC132930648 isoform X1, with the translated sequence MYVSMILPSLTMGWNIYKLLCCCGSSNESTRVDLAIVREQQAAAAEKRLKEQESRGIKNPDRVKRMQREQQKRDEESSRNANMGTSTGLKWQVS